One window of the Candidatus Methylomirabilota bacterium genome contains the following:
- a CDS encoding amidohydrolase family protein → MRYTRISADCHIDLPMLPPDIFTANASAALRERVPFVTEGPDGPYWTAKNGTSFGLACGVGPSGQKHVPGQNYRVDVMASTGLYEDGKKGIRRPTDPVLRAKDMDRDGVQAEVIYGILGAATRLNDHEAAAEMFRIYNDWLVGFCRPYPERTIGLACLPYGDIDGAVKELYRVAKLGLRGVELSCSWDMEPMWHPVWEPFWKAVNDVNLPLHFHTFPSVPPGKADKQTGLTRRAAFFTGVSSFQMNLINIISAVIGAAVLERYPNIRISFGESGIGWLPYALDRMDFEWEDRFRDLGLKMKPSDYWRRQCKATFQFDRIGTRLIDDIGVETCMWGSDYPHPDGIWPESGKYIEEQFGHLPADVTRKITCENAGRFYGLLA, encoded by the coding sequence ATGCGCTACACGCGAATCTCCGCCGACTGCCACATCGACCTGCCCATGCTTCCCCCGGACATCTTCACCGCCAACGCCTCGGCGGCGTTGCGCGAGCGCGTGCCCTTCGTCACCGAGGGTCCGGACGGCCCGTACTGGACCGCCAAGAACGGCACCTCGTTCGGGCTCGCCTGCGGCGTCGGGCCGTCGGGACAGAAGCACGTGCCCGGGCAGAACTATCGGGTCGACGTGATGGCCTCGACGGGCCTCTACGAGGACGGCAAGAAGGGCATCCGCCGGCCGACGGACCCGGTCCTCCGCGCCAAGGACATGGATCGCGACGGCGTTCAGGCCGAGGTCATCTACGGCATTCTCGGCGCCGCCACACGGCTCAACGATCACGAGGCCGCCGCCGAGATGTTCCGGATCTACAACGACTGGCTCGTCGGCTTCTGCCGCCCCTACCCCGAGCGCACCATCGGCCTGGCCTGCCTGCCCTACGGCGACATCGACGGCGCCGTGAAGGAGCTCTACCGTGTCGCGAAGCTCGGGCTCCGCGGGGTGGAGCTCTCGTGCTCCTGGGACATGGAGCCCATGTGGCATCCGGTGTGGGAGCCGTTCTGGAAGGCGGTGAACGACGTCAACCTGCCGCTCCACTTCCACACCTTCCCTTCCGTGCCCCCGGGCAAGGCCGACAAGCAGACGGGGCTCACGCGGCGGGCGGCGTTCTTCACCGGCGTCTCCAGCTTCCAGATGAACCTCATCAACATCATCTCCGCCGTCATCGGCGCCGCCGTCCTCGAGCGCTATCCGAACATCCGGATCTCCTTCGGGGAGAGCGGCATCGGCTGGCTGCCCTACGCCCTCGACCGGATGGACTTCGAGTGGGAGGACCGCTTCCGCGACCTCGGCCTCAAGATGAAGCCGAGCGACTACTGGCGCCGGCAATGCAAAGCGACGTTCCAGTTCGACCGGATCGGCACGAGGCTGATCGACGACATCGGCGTGGAGACCTGCATGTGGGGCTCCGATTACCCGCACCCCGACGGCATCTGGCCGGAGTCGGGGAAGTACATCGAGGAGCAGTTCGGCCACCTGCCGGCCGACGTCACGCGCAAGATCACCTGCGAGAACGCCGGGCGCTTCTACGGCCTGCTCGCCTGA